From the Ctenopharyngodon idella isolate HZGC_01 chromosome 3, HZGC01, whole genome shotgun sequence genome, one window contains:
- the LOC127507812 gene encoding uncharacterized protein LOC127507812: protein MRQILKSMRRGVVAHQAAVKASKEERVISKATLRKCRELSKQAIPELLAALESTPTAKNLWRFYGYFSAFLASIYGHRGGVYQNMTIQEVEGARKSTSEKSYVINIESHRTNQAYGPAQVALLEEEYEWSRRFLALRNKLPGGKAAKHFFFTSTPNPCKNLNSYFQEAWKEMKLPGCPTFTDLRTSIASHAKYTRGEEDRMKVAKFMCHDVRTADKFYAMNLTAKQAMEHRRLFEGALEGPDLSPIKPTTPAPSSSSRRKTSTPRRRILVLSSASASSTSSSASAEAPAQQ from the exons ATGCGTCAGATCCTGAAATCCATGCGCAGGGGCGTGGTGGCTCACCAGGCGGCGGTGAAGGCGTCCAAGGAGGAAAGGGTCATATCAAAAGCGACTCTCCGAAAGTGCCGCGAGCTCTCAAAGCAAGCGATCCCCGAGCTTCTGG ctgctttggagAGCACTCCCACCGCCAAGAACCTGTGGCGGTTTTATGGGTACTTCTCGGCTTTCCTCGCCTCCATCTACGGCCACCGAGGAGGCGTGTATCAAAATATGACGATCCAGGAGGTGGAGGGGGCGAGGAAATCCACTTCTGAGAAGTCGTACGTCATAAAC ATCGAAAGCCATAGGACCAACCAGGCCTACGGGCCAGCCCAGGTGGCGCTCCTGGAGGAAGAATACGAATGGAGTAGGCGTTTCTTGGCGCTGAGGAACAAGTTGCCGGGGGGGAAGGCGGccaaacattttttcttcacCTCCACGCCAAACCCCTGTAAAAACCTAAACAGTTATTTCCAAGAGGCGTGGAAGGAGATGAAACTGCCCGGCTGTCCGACCTTCACCGACCTTAGGACCTCGATCGCCAGCCAC gcCAAGTACACTCGCGGGGAGGAGGACCGCATGAAAGTGGCAAAATTCATGTGTCACGACGTACGCACCGCCGACAAGTTTTATGCCATGAACCTAACTGCGAAACAGGCGATGGAGCACAGGAGGCTCTTCGAAGGGGCGCTGGAGGGTCCGGACCTGAGTCCCATCAAGCCGACGACGCCGGCTCCTTCTTCCTCCAGCAGGCGAAAGACATCGACACCCCGCCGACGGATCCTCGTGCTGTCTTCCGCCTCCgcctcctccacctcctcctctGCCAGCGCAGAGGCTCCCGCCCAGCAGTAA